A section of the Candidatus Limnocylindrales bacterium genome encodes:
- a CDS encoding DUF1329 domain-containing protein, which yields MAKPSASAFRHVSRFRRLRIAATIVVLAAASAVLAQEAGAPKAGAPATEADYDTLRKLLGVQAPPTREAAPAAEPEPAPAPEPVPSVAAPEPEPEPEAPANGKGRTAAKKAPPKYKPKPRPVYVPKKAPQPQEAGKPAPAVEAPVEASAPAATFISPGVPPPGTVVEASNLDRWKDFISPSIAWAVRRGAKLNVVENQPVELEPARAEATQRYSAQVQLSPDKTYMQNYVAGIPFPFVQTDDPDAGIKMILNWDARIVLDDLDIRNFGCETGNFGAKTGMVVERDYITGHFRRLYYLSRLYHEPKPTWQNPENIRYREMLHPVLEPFDLKGAGFTYNRYQDPRRQDDSWLYFPQTKRVRRLSTAQRSEGVFGQDIDLDSYGGYAGNPSWTSWRLLGTKTIIASMHGRELPAPWMPPPNDFLHDDVWEPRDVWVLEGRSRLPGYAFGSRVIYIDRESFFIPYTEIFDLQGRLWKGLVQNWVYRDGMRPESKYKVGYNRIVLSNVEMFDMQAGHATRCQFPDESLKGQEDGWYLNTGSEEGTTENAFDVATFIGEGR from the coding sequence TTGGCCAAGCCTTCCGCCAGCGCTTTCCGCCACGTTTCCCGATTTCGCCGGCTCCGCATCGCTGCGACGATCGTCGTGCTCGCCGCGGCGAGCGCCGTGCTCGCGCAGGAGGCCGGTGCTCCGAAAGCCGGCGCTCCGGCAACCGAGGCCGACTACGATACGCTTCGCAAACTGCTCGGCGTTCAGGCTCCGCCGACTCGCGAAGCGGCGCCCGCCGCCGAACCGGAACCGGCTCCTGCGCCGGAACCTGTGCCGTCGGTCGCGGCTCCGGAGCCCGAGCCCGAGCCGGAAGCGCCGGCTAACGGCAAGGGCAGAACCGCTGCGAAGAAAGCCCCACCGAAATACAAGCCGAAGCCTCGTCCGGTCTACGTACCGAAAAAAGCACCCCAGCCGCAGGAAGCCGGCAAGCCGGCACCGGCCGTCGAGGCTCCTGTCGAAGCCAGCGCGCCGGCGGCGACGTTCATCTCGCCGGGCGTTCCGCCTCCGGGCACCGTCGTCGAAGCGTCCAATCTCGATCGCTGGAAGGATTTCATCAGCCCGTCGATCGCGTGGGCGGTGCGGCGCGGCGCAAAGCTGAACGTCGTCGAGAATCAGCCGGTCGAGCTCGAGCCGGCAAGGGCGGAGGCGACGCAGCGCTACAGCGCGCAGGTGCAGCTCTCGCCCGACAAGACGTACATGCAGAACTACGTCGCCGGCATCCCGTTCCCGTTCGTGCAGACCGACGATCCGGACGCCGGCATCAAGATGATCCTGAACTGGGATGCCCGCATCGTCCTCGACGATCTCGACATCCGCAATTTCGGCTGCGAGACGGGCAATTTCGGTGCGAAGACCGGGATGGTGGTCGAGCGCGACTACATCACGGGCCACTTCCGCCGGCTCTACTACCTGTCGCGGCTCTACCACGAGCCGAAGCCGACCTGGCAGAACCCGGAAAACATCCGCTACCGCGAAATGCTGCACCCCGTCCTCGAGCCGTTCGACCTCAAGGGCGCCGGGTTCACGTACAACCGCTACCAGGATCCGCGCCGGCAGGACGATTCGTGGCTCTACTTTCCGCAGACCAAGCGCGTGCGGCGCCTGAGCACGGCGCAGCGGTCCGAAGGCGTGTTCGGCCAAGACATCGATCTCGACAGCTACGGCGGCTACGCCGGCAACCCGTCGTGGACGTCGTGGCGGCTGCTCGGTACCAAGACGATCATCGCGTCGATGCACGGCCGCGAGCTGCCGGCCCCGTGGATGCCGCCGCCCAACGATTTCCTGCACGACGACGTGTGGGAACCCCGCGACGTGTGGGTGCTCGAAGGGCGCTCGCGCCTGCCCGGCTACGCGTTCGGCAGCCGCGTCATCTACATCGACCGCGAGTCTTTCTTCATCCCGTATACGGAGATCTTCGACCTCCAGGGCAGGCTCTGGAAGGGTCTGGTCCAGAACTGGGTCTATCGCGACGGAATGCGCCCCGAGTCGAAGTACAAGGTGGGCTACAACCGCATCGTGCTGAGCAACGTCGAGATGTTTGACATGCAGGCCGGCCACGCGACCCGCTGCCAGTTCCCGGACGAATCGCTCAAGGGCCAGGAGGACGGCTGGTACCTGAACACCGGGTCCGAGGAAGGGACCACGGAAAATGCCTTTGACGTCGCGACGTTCATCGGAGAGGGTCGCTGA
- a CDS encoding ABC transporter permease, whose protein sequence is MRQDTVDPKPAEARPQRSATPAAWLMLSPLLAWVLAFVVAPTLLLLVYSFCRRGMLGGVVYEFTLDNYAAVLDPTYLRIFVRSIVYSAATTAMCLVLAYPVAYFIGRAPPSRRGLLILLVMIPFWTSFVIRTYAWLTILKSEGLLNSLLVALGMISSPLEMLYTPGAVLLGLVYTFLPFMILPIYSSVEKLDPALIEAASDLGATPGRVFSRIIVPLTWPGISAGALLVFVPALGLYAVNDILGGGKVDMIGNIIENQFKNARNWPFGAALGMTLVAAFATALWLTNSRQPREARSGVSA, encoded by the coding sequence GCGCGGCCGCAGCGTTCCGCCACGCCGGCGGCGTGGCTGATGCTGTCGCCGCTGCTGGCGTGGGTTCTCGCGTTCGTCGTCGCGCCGACGCTGCTGCTGCTCGTCTACAGCTTCTGCCGGCGCGGAATGCTCGGCGGCGTCGTCTACGAATTCACGCTCGACAACTATGCAGCCGTGCTCGATCCCACCTACCTGCGGATCTTCGTGCGCTCGATCGTCTATTCCGCTGCGACCACGGCGATGTGCCTCGTGCTCGCGTACCCGGTCGCGTACTTCATCGGCCGCGCACCGCCGTCGCGTCGCGGCCTGCTCATCCTGCTGGTGATGATTCCGTTCTGGACGAGCTTCGTCATCCGCACGTACGCGTGGCTGACCATTCTCAAGAGCGAAGGCCTCCTCAACAGCCTGCTGGTCGCGCTCGGCATGATCTCGTCGCCGCTCGAAATGCTCTACACGCCGGGAGCGGTGCTTCTCGGGCTCGTCTACACGTTTCTTCCGTTCATGATCCTGCCGATCTATTCGTCGGTCGAAAAGCTCGATCCGGCGCTGATCGAAGCCGCGTCCGATCTCGGTGCGACGCCGGGCCGCGTGTTTTCGAGGATCATCGTTCCACTGACATGGCCGGGAATCTCGGCCGGCGCTCTGCTCGTGTTCGTTCCGGCTCTCGGCCTTTACGCCGTCAACGACATTCTCGGCGGCGGCAAAGTCGACATGATCGGCAACATCATCGAAAACCAGTTCAAGAACGCTCGGAACTGGCCGTTCGGCGCTGCGCTCGGAATGACTCTCGTCGCCGCGTTTGCGACCGCGCTGTGGCTCACCAACAGCCGGCAGCCGCGCGAAGCCCGCTCGGGAGTGTCCGCGTGA